The proteins below come from a single Anomaloglossus baeobatrachus isolate aAnoBae1 unplaced genomic scaffold, aAnoBae1.hap1 Scaffold_3183, whole genome shotgun sequence genomic window:
- the LOC142269308 gene encoding uncharacterized protein LOC142269308 has protein sequence MMNHCIMVSSDRCKHCSMGSSNRCKKLLASLDLLSVPLLEDSIPGIVSSFELGVIKTMTSDLIKHLRDLDGQDLMNALLFLSTVSSVGVETASFLTSELIDQTYRHMRRAESKRQPGITGAAMTLLANIAIYSGEEVMERLEKDEEHPPSSSFKVLDLISTKSSRDWKERSYDFFYHLLHPMYGFRNYQDDFVLFHDTDTTQAAMCHYITCVLTDEERRKLIPYLRIPMRYSFRTSRITSVMFVSELLHHPNLEKNVAKNLISLMALKTYSSDELEVCHVTEAIGNACKGAPTEVHQLKDFIFDCLRRKLYGCKNPKDIINILQVLSKLVTLLKRSKLGNTFGEIVNLCTCYLNHSNPLVQVYAASLFADLAKNCNQSKKDFSQHIRSYLAALLIMLHSKNQQVKAASIAALLHCLPYVGCKNVEELLNRGKYCKIYEQLGQKEPVYLVKMIFTFFKLLFMVHDLDALLEHLTMIRDALPYEELYPTALCHVFKELRALTKLHQRYPPKLKEAINRAIDILAKKWKSIGTVKVVKKGTYIKTEE, from the coding sequence ATGATGAATCATTGCATCATGGTATCCAGCGATCGCTGTAAACATTGCAGCATGGGATCCAGCAATCGCTGTAAAAAGCTGTTGGCCTCGCTGGACCTGCTCAGTGTCCCTCTTCTGGAGGACAGTATTCCAGGCATTGTCTCATCATTTGAGCTTGGAGTAATAAAGACAATGACCAGCGATCTAATCAAACATCTGCGTGATCTGGATGGACAGGATTTGATGAATGCCCTCCTGTTCTTGTCAACTGTAAGCTCTGTCGGAGTGGAGACTGCCAGCTTTCTGACTAGTGAACTTATCGATCAGACCTACCGCCACATGCGGAGAGCGGAAAGTAAGAGACAACCCGGAATAACTGGCGCAGCTATGACGCTCCTGGCTAATATTGCAATTTATAGCGGTGAAGAAGTCATGGAGCGTTTGGAAAAGGATGAAGAGCATCCACCAAGCAGCTCGTTCAAGGTATTGGACCTGATTTCCACCAAATCCAGCAGAGACTGGAAAGAGAGAAGCTATGATTTTTTCTATCACCTTCTGCACCCCATGTATGGGTTCAGAAACTACCAGGATGACTTTGTTCTCTTCCATGACACAGACACTACGCAGGCTGCGATGTGTCATTATATTACTTGTGTCTTAACTGATGAGGAAAGGAGGAAACTCATCCCTTACCTGCGTATACCAATGAGATATTCATTCAGAACAAGCAGAATCACCAGTGTCATGTTCGTCTCGGAGCTCCTACACCATCCTAACCTGGAGAAGAATGTGGCAAAAAATTTAATCTCATTAATGGCTTTAAAAACTTACAGCTCGGATGAGCTTGAGGTCTGCCATGTTACAGAAGCTATTGGTAATGCTTGTAAAGGTGCCCCTACCGAGGTGCATCAACTGAAAGACTTCATATTTGACTGCCTGCGCAGGAAATTATATGGTTGTAAGAATCCAAAAGATATCATCAACATCTTACAAGTCCTGTCAAAATTAGTCACCTTGCTGAAAAGATCAAAACTTGGTAATACTTTTGGGGAGATTGTCAATCTTTGTACTTGCTATCTAAACCACTCGAACCCTCTGGTCCAGGTATACGCCGCTTCACTATTTGCTGATCTCGCCAAGAACTGTAACCAGAGCAAGAAAGACTTCAGCCAACACATCAGGAGTTACCTAGCAGCCTTACTGATAATGTTACACAGCAAAAACCAGCAGGTTAAGGCAGCCAGTATTGCAGCCTTGTTGCATTGTCTTCCTTACGTCGGATGTAAAAATGTAGAAGAGCTGTTAAATAGAGGAAAATACTGCAAGATATATGAACAACTTGGGCAAAAAGAACCGGTTTATCTGGTGAAGATGATATTCACTTTTTTTAAATTACTGTTTATGGTTCATGATTTGGACGCTCTCCTGGAGCACCTCACTATGATAAGAGACGCTTTACCCTATGAAGAACTCTATCCGACGGCATTATGTCATGTGTTTAAAGAGTTGAGGGCCCTCACTAAATTGCATCAACGGTATCCTCCGAAATTGAAGGAGGCAATTAACCGTGCCATAGACATCCTGGCTAAGAAGTGGAAAAGCATTGGAACTGTTAAAGTGGTTAAAAAAGGTACCTACATAAAAACCGAAGAATAG